From the Canis lupus familiaris isolate Mischka breed German Shepherd chromosome 27, alternate assembly UU_Cfam_GSD_1.0, whole genome shotgun sequence genome, the window tgccttcggcccagggcatgatcctggagtcctaggatcgagtcacgtcgggctccttgcatggagcctgcttctccctctgcctgtgtctctgcctctctctctctctctctctctttctctctctgtgtgtctctcatgaataaataaataaaatcttaaaaaaaccaaacccatcCTCTGAGGACACCaggacacagagagattgagtaACTTGCcggaggtcacacagctagtgtgAGGCAGAGCGAGATCTCCACCCATGCTGCCAGGCCCCAGAGTCCATGCTGCAAACACAACGCGACCCTATTTCTCCGATAGTGGCAGGAGTGTGGGAGTGTGGGCGAGCTCTTAGAAACTGACCTCCTGTGTATTCAGCCTCAAAGAGGCTTTGGCAGTGGGGTGGAGTCTACCTTCAAGGGCCGGCCCCTCTGCTGTCCCACGGGCTCACCCCGTCTACCAGCCCCAAGCCTGGAGCCCCCGGGCAGGAGCGAAGTCCCTCCTGGCCTGAAGTCCATTCTCTTCCCAAGCCCAGAGGCCCGAGGCACACGGTCCTTTGGGGGCTGGGCTCACCCCAGCCTGCCCCCCGGGTTTCACTCCTGCCTTTATTGTCCACAACTCCTCCCAATGTGCCCTCAACTCTTGTCTCACCAGACCGGTTGGCAATTTCCTACACATACCCTGTCTCCCCACATCCATACCTCTATTTTGGCTCGTCCCTCTACTTGGAACTCCTTTCCCCAAATTCTATCGCAGATGCCACCTTCTTCATGGTGCATTTCCTGATCTTGTAAAATCTATACAGTCTCCCTTGCTTGACTCCTTATAATACTGCTGGCTGCTCACTCTTGGCATTATgcgtgttctttctttctttctttctttctttctttctttctttctttctttctttctttcttcttcttttttttctttcttcttctttccttttaaagattttatttattcatgagagacacatagaggcagagacataggcagagggagaagcaggctccctgcggggagcccgatgtggggatcccgccctgagccaaaggcagaggctcaaccattgagccacccgggcatccctatgTGTGTGCTTTCGTTTTCACCCCACTGCAGGCAGGCCTCACTCATCTCTTTCCTGGAGCCCAGCCCGATGCCTGCTTCCTCTTCGGGGGTCAATAAATGCTCAGTAGTTAGAACGGTCACAGTTAGACTTGCAGGCGAAAGACAGACCTCAGGGAACTTTGGTCTCCGACCTCCTCCCTCCAGCAAGAGCTAACTTGAAACCATTGGGAGTCCCCTGCAGGTTCTGGGATGGACTCTCCAGGGTAATTCTGATCAGTGCTCTCCCCTCAGGTTCAGACGTCCAAAgagacccccccacacacacacactgaaccGAGGTCACCCTGCCCCAGTGCAGGGGCCAGCCCAGCGACCTCCCAAACTGCCCTGCTCTCCTACCCGGTCCTGCCCCGCCTGGTCTctcgggggcggggagggagtgACACTGAGATACCTGAAGACCAAACTCCTAAGTGGCTTGAGATCGGGGCTGGACGCTGAGCCAGAGCTGGAGTGACTCCtagggatgggggcagaggcGGGGCCTGGCGACTGAGTCTGGGCGAAGCCCCCGCCGACTGGCGGCTAAATTTACCCAGGCTGACTCAGCCCTTGCCcggaatggggggtggggggagtgcgCCGGGGCAGTGGGAAGAgccagcgggggtggggtggggggcaaagaaGGAAGAGACCGACTGGGGGTGACAGAGTGAGCTGGGAGTTTCCATCAGAGAAGTGAgtcccccccccagccccagcccggccGGGTGGGGACAGCGGAgccctggggggagggagagggtcgGCGAGAGGAAAAAGATGCCAGGGTTGGACAAAGGGAAGCTTAGatttattgagcgcctactgtgtgccaggcactgtacaaggcgctttacatacattatcgcataaaatcctcacaacaaccctgcgAGGTAGGTGTTTATAAacccccatttgacagatgaggaaactgaggctcagggaggtgaagTGATTTGGCCAAATTCACATGGCTAGTAAATAGAGACAGAACTGTCCAAGAtccggagagaaagagagactccAGCGTCCGGGTCCCAAGCCGGGTGGCGTGGGTGAGTACGAAGAGGGGCTCCGCGCGCTGCAGAGGTCCAGGAGGCCAGAGGCCTGCCCCCGACCTCGCACGGCAGTAGGTGGCAAGGCGGGGGACCCGCGCGCAGTAACTGGGTATCTGGTTAACTAGCGGTGCCCGGGTAGGGGGGGGACTCGGGAAGGAGCTACCGGGGAAATCCGCGACCTGCGCGCGCCCCGTAGTGGCTACAGCGAGTATCACATCCCACCCCTACAGGCTTTGGGGGCCCAATCTCCGCCTTCCTTCCCTGGCCAAGGTTTCtggaagaggcagagatgcaagAAATTCTCGGGGTTCTTTCAGATGAGTGATACCACCGGGGTGAGAAATCGTGGTACGATTCAGAGGATCACTAAGGAAcactggggaggagggaaaggaggaaggccATGGAGGTCCCAAGCTGATTCACtggctgccttccctccccagctTGGACCACCACAGGCCAGGGACAGTGACAAGGCCACCATCCTTCTCTGCCTCGAGGAGCCCTCACCTAAACCTAAAGAGATTGGGATAGAAGCCCTTACCCACTTGCTCAGATCTTCTGCAAACCCTGGACAGTCTCTTGAATACTGAGAATGAGTGCAGGTGACAGTGAAGCCATCTGAGGGACCCTCAGAGTCTGTTCActtattcctaattttctttcttggccTGTGGAGGAGAGGGTGAGATGAGAGCCTCCGCCAAGGATCTAAAACATCAGGGATGAACTTAACCCTCCCTACATACTAGGAGGCCTGGAGGagggaagtgacttgcctaaggtcacccaGCAAGTCAGGGTCAGCATTGGGATCGGAACCCAAGACTTGTAACACCAAAGTGAGCCCTCTTCCTGTTTTGCTGGTTGCCTCTGGATCCCTTCCTCTTCTGCCAAGAAGAGGCCTCTATGTCACCTGGTCACCTGAGTCAGAAGCCTGTCTCCCTCCAGCCCCAAGACCCTGCCCTAAAGTTGCCCTATGACTACACCATCACGGCCCTCCTGCCTCAACCCGGCGAGGCCACTCTGCTCCGCTCCACGCCTAGTGCACCGGCCTCTGCTGAAGACCTTACCCCAGTGCCCTGAATGGACAGGCATTATTAAAGTCTACTGCTCATCCTCACCctcctgaaaaagaaaggaagaaagaaaagaagacacaagaaaagagaaataaatcatggACTGGCATATGCTCCCTTTCCTTTCATTTGGGCGGCTTCTATTTCAAGAATGGGAATGACTATGGTGTAAGGATTACAAGGaagtgaggaagaaagaggacCGGTGGCCCCAAGGATGGAAAGGTGGGGAACACAAATACAAGAAAGGGCCTGTCACTGCCGCTCCCTGTTTCCCTGTGGGACCCCCTTAGTGTCCCTCGTCCCGAAGAGGGCCTCCTCGGTTCGGCTGATGACATCTAGGATATCTCGGACACTGTCGCTCAGCTCAGCGGTCTTCCCGCCATCGCCGGGCCGGGGCGGCTCCTTTCGCCAGGAGGCGCCCGAGGCTTCTGTGTCGCTTCCATCGGAGGAGCCGCTCTGGACGCTGAGCTCCGCAGCTTCGTCCGAGTCCGAGTCCGGGGCGGTGTGGCGGCGGATGCGGGACACGGCTTCCCGCAGGGCCCCCGCGTACGGCCCCGGGGTCCGCGCCCAGCCCCGGCCCGCGCGCCGGGGGGCCGCCGCCACTCCCTCCGGGCCCTCGGCGGGGGCCGCGCCTCCCGAAGCCGCCGGGCCCAGGGCCGAGCGCTCCGGGCTACCGGGCTGCGCGGGGGCGTCCCGGAGGTTTACTTCGCCCACCGGGAGCCCCAAGATGCGGGAGGCGCGCTCCTCCAAGGAGGAGTCCGCCGGCTTCCCGCCCTCGGCTTCGAACCCGCGCCCCCCACCGAGCTGGTGTGACGGGCGACTGCTCGGGAGCAGTTTTTGGCAAGGCGAGGGCAGGGCCGCGGCTCCCTCGCCCTCCTCCTGGCTGGGCCCCGGAGGACTGGGGGCATCCCCCGCGGCGCGCGGCACCCCGGCGGGCAAGAGCTGTACGTGCTGGGTTCGAGGGGTCGGAACATACTGCGACCGGATCACCACGCACGTGGCGTCAATGACAAAGACGCCTTCTCCGCGCGCAGGGCCGCGGGCGCTGCGGGGCAGGGTGTGGGCGCGGCGGGTCCCCTTCCCACCCTCTGAGGGTCCTGCCCCCGCTCTGAGACCCGGGGATTCGCTCCAGCCCGTgcctcctggagcccagggtctggggagggtCTGGCTCTGTCGGGGCGGCTGCCTTTTACGGGAGGGAACCCAGCATTTGGGGAGCCAGCTCTGttccctgttttctttcccttcctcggAGCCCTTGAGCCGGGGCCTGGCCCTgggggcgggccgcggggggctGCGCGCGGCGGGGGCCGACCCCGCGGGAGCCGTCTGGGCGCTCGGGCTCCCGGCAGCTCTGGCTTGGGGACGGCCGTCGCTCCCAGCACTCAGGCCAGCGGCCGCCGGCCCCAGGCTTCTCTCGGCGGCGCCCTTGCCGGCCTCCGGCCTCGGCGCGGCCGTTCCACAGCCCGGGGATCCCCCCAGGAGACCCCGCCCCTGCCGGAGCCCCCAAGCCCCGAGGACGTCCCGGTAGATCCGAGGGTCCAGCCTCTTCTTGGCGCACCCTCCCTCTGTCCTGGCCGGAGTCGGAGCAGAGGCGGCGGGGGCCGGcgcctgggggggctcggggcctCGCTTGGACCCCAAGGTCCTGTGGGGGCCTTCGTAAGAAGGTGGAGCCACGTAGGGTGGCGGGCGGTCCCAGCGTCGTCGCAGGGCTGTCCCGGCTGCGCCTCTCAGCAGCAGGTGAGCCTCGTAGCTGGGGGGCCCTGGCCGCCTACCTCCCCAGGGCCCCGCCCACGCCGCCCCTGGGTCGCTCTGCGGCTGCGCGGATGGACGGGGCGGTCGCCCCGCCGGCCCCAGGCGCTCGGGTCGAGAAGGAGCTGGGGGCCCTACTGGCTGGGCCACCCGAGGGCCGCTCCGAGGTTCCGGGCGGGGCCGACCGGGGGGGCTCCTTCGGGCCCCACCAGCCTTGCGCCTTTTTCGCTCGGTCTCCTTGGCCTCCCGCTCCTGCGACgctgctttccttttctcttgctcCCGGGCTCGGGCCTCGGCCGGGGGCCCCGCCCGCCAGTTGGTCGCCTCCTGCAGCACCCTGGAGGCCCAGGGACGGCGGGGCGGCGGCTCAGGGGATCCCGGGCGCGGCCCACACCTGGGACAATGAGCAGGAACCCAGGTGAGCAGTTTGTGGGGGAAGGGAGCCGAGGTCCGGGGAGCTGGGAGCACTGGAGGCCATTTGGGGCAGCCAtgtggaggggtgtgtgtgagtgtgtgcgtgtgtgcacgtgcgtaTATGTTAGGGCTGAAGTCGAAGCCGGACTCCGCGCCATCTCTCCATGCACACTTTAACAGCGTCTGCCCCATCTCACCTCCTGCCCTTTCTCACACCCACTCCTGCCCCCCCAAACAATGCGGGGAAGAGTCAGGCCCCAGCCCTCGGGATGGGGTAGGGGGAGGCGTGGGAAAGAGAACGGGGTCCAGCAGCACTGGCTGGTGCCTGCGGGGAGGTCCGGACCCCACTCCCCGCCCCACCACTCTCTTCCCGTCACCCCTCCTTCACTCACGTGCGGCTCTGGGGCCCGCGGGCCCAGTGGCTGGCTTGGAAGTCCATGGGCTGTCGAGGAGGGGCGCGGCGACTATAATGACAGGAAATAGTCTTCACTTCGATCACCAGCAGCTTGGATTTCTGCACCCAGAGGCAGCTGCCAGACTCCTCAtcctggggctcccgggggctGTCGGGCCCCTCGGAGAATAGCTGGCCATCCAGcatcctgccccaccccaccccggccccccaccctcccacccgcCCCGAGAGCCCCCTCCCAGCCCGAGGAGCCGGCGCCCACTGCAGAGCGACGGGCCCAGAGACTGGGGACTATATATACCCCGGCACACGTGtgtgcctgtctgtgtgtgtgtgcgcgcgcatgtgACACGGTGCGGCGCGGACGGCACCGCGCTGCTACCTCCCCCATGTGCACGGCCGCCCCCTGGGGCCCGGGATTGGGCGCCCCTTCCCACCGCTCATGGCCCCCAAGCCTGTTGGGACCTGCGCCAGTGGGCAGGGGACCTCTTATTCTTGCCAAGCTGACggtgcccttcccccacccccgttGCTCCAACCTTCCTGCCGTTTTAACCCTTAGCTCTTCTGCTGGTCGGGGTGCCCCACCACCAGGGTTCTGCCACCGACTTCCTGCCTCGGACTTCAGTTTCCCCGACAGGGAGGTGAGGGGAATGGAACTCAAggtctctgcctgccactctctgCTGGTTTCCATGGGGTTGGGGTGCAGGGGGTCTATTTTTAGCGGCAGTGGCTGTTCGGGTGCAGAGAGATGAGTAACCAGCTTCCATGCGGTGGAGGGAGGAGGCGGTGGCTTTCACACAGCTTTTATGTGGCTCTGGGGGAGAGCTGCCTCCCCCAAGCTCAGAAAGGGTGACCCCCACACCCTTAACTCCTTACCCTCTCAGTGTTGCAGCCCAGCGCTGCTGGTCGGACACAGGAGTCTGTCTTGGCCATCCAAACTGTCCCACGTTCCTATGCTAGCTGTTTGTCCTTGGGCACCCATGGAGCCCTCTCCTCGCAGCAGGCTCTCTCCCGCAATCCAAAAGCCAGGATTTGGGGGTCATACTGTTCTGTGCCCACACAGCTCTGCTCAGCCTTATGGAGGACAGACTAAGGTACTTATGCATTTGCACCctttcagaagggatggaggaggaaTGGTGTGTTCCCTTGGCAAAACCAGTCCCCTAGCAACTGAAATGCTAAAAGTGGCCCCGATTTCCCAGTGTGGAgctccccatcaccaccactacaACAATGCCTAGCTCACTTAGCCCCCCCAACCTGAAGTGGTGCTCAAGATGCTCACCTTTTACGCTCATTCTGTCCCAGGGGCAGGGGGTGTTGCTTACATCCACGTGATCCCTCCCCCCCAAGCCTATACCAGGTGTCCCCTGATTCACCATGGTAATGTTAGTGGCAGCACAGCCCACGCCAACCCTTCCATGCAGAGACTTAGCAACCATGCCTGGCAACCATGGCAGCAGCTccagtggaggggaggggtgcagagaggTGGGAGAAGAGTGTGTATGGCAATGGTTCCTGAAGAAAAGGGATAATTTGCCTCTTCTGAGAGGAATAGGTAAGAATAGGCTATGAGGCTCCTTAATTTTGTTCCTtgtctttccttctgctccaTTCTCAGATTCTGAGACTGACTGATTAGGTTTTAGGGGAGAATGGGAGAGGCAAAAGATCATGCAGCCCTTTGGGTACAGGCCCTTCCTTTTAAGAAGGTGGGGCCAGAAGGGTTGTTGTTAGTAAGAGACTGACTTAATGAGAACCAGAGCAACCAAACCCAGGCCCCCTGCTCCCTAATATGGACCTTTAGAGATTTAGAGATAACCCAAACAGCCCCTACTCCATCCATTTGAtaacccccctcccccgctttACACACCTACCAGCTGCACTCTGGTGGCTCTTTGCTTGAAGGTGCTTCCTTCTACCCAGGTCCCACCAGAGTCCTAGGGCTTTTTAAAGCCCTTGCCTCCTCCCTAGACAAATTCTCCATGATGGAATGTGACATAAGGAGACATCTGTCCTTTCCACCATGCATtcacccccacacacataaacataccCTAATTCTATTAACTTGGAAGCCTCCCTCCCCCAAGTCTGAGAACGTGCTGTGAGCTGTGGAGAGGTGAATGCAGAAGCAAGGGCTTTCTCCAAAGTCAGGATGGCAGCCCTGACAGCTGCCTTGAAATGTTTCTCCATGCGCCATGAGGAAGCCTACTTTGGAGGAACCGGTATGGTAGGGCAGGGTTCACCAGAGTACTTGGTAtagtgtggggaggggcaaggaggtACTCTGACATTGCTTCTGGTCTTGGACAGGAAATGATATTAAACCTGCAAGTCAGTGGTGAAATGGTACCCAAAATTTGGCTCAGGCCCGACAGTCTAGCGGTCCTTATGGTGTTTGGTGTTGACCTGTTTTGGCTTATTTGGTTTCAGCACAGGTAGAGTCTGTTTCCTCAGCCCCCAGCTCATTCTCACCTTGGAAGAATGGTGAGCCATTTTGTAGGTTCAAAGACAGTGCCGGCTCAGCAAAATTCAGAGTCAAACCTTCCCTGATGAAGAAAAGCTGATGGCCGTAGCATGTCTCTCTGCCTAAAGGAGACCCTCAGTCTCTCTATTCTCTGGAGACCTAATGCTGTTAGGAGATTCTCCTGGGGTCCCAGCTACGGttcaggcagaggggaaagtGAGTAATAAAGAGAACAGCAGGGAACAGGGTAGGAAACAGTCATGAatggagaaatggaaaggcaGTAAGTCTAGTGTTAGTGGTAAAGAGCAGGAGTCTGGGGCCAGACTCTGGGCACAAATCCTAGCTCTACattttactagctgtgtgatgttgggctggttacttagcctctctgtcccttagttttgttttgttttttaatctgtaaaactGGAATCATATCTACTATGGTTCTGAGAACTAATTAATATGCATAAAGCACCGGGAATGGTGCCTGACACagttttacatatatgtgtgggtAAATGTATGTGCCACTATTCCTGTTGTTGTTAGTAGTGAGTTGAAGAAGCCATAGGAAGTAGGACGGTTGGAGCAATAGTGTCTGTCAACTACAAGAATCAAACACTGCAATACCATGAAGAGGTTCCTGTCATTTTAATTAGGTTTGCCATGAAAAGCAATAACCTCAGCTAATcactctgccctcctcctccacctaACCCCCATCTGCCTTCATATGCACACAGCACAAGAATCCAAAGGCCCTCCTCCCCACAATCCTCCCCACTCCCATTATGGGAAGAAATGTCACTAAATGGACTCAGCCTCCTCCGTACAGCATGAAACAggatgaataaaaatatctttaggaAGAGTTTTGTTGTGCTGTTATCTTAGGGTGGAGTcaggggcagagatagaggcaaagGCTGGGTGAGGTCTGGGGATCTCTTAGAGATCAGAATTTGCCTGAGGGGCACACGGCCCATCATTCACCCAGAAAGGGGGCTACGTCTAAGATGGCAGGGGCTAGGCTGGGCTAGGCTGTATGTGTGAGGATAAGGACTGCTAAAAAtccattctccttcctccccccacaccctccccagcTCCCAAGCGGGGAACAGAGTCACAATTTTCTCAAGGGTTCATCTGTGATTCCTAGAACTTTGGTCAGGCAATGAGTGGGGGCATATCCCCTTGTGCTGCCTgaccccttccccagctcagaGCTTCTCTCCTCCTGTGAGCACCAGGGCCTGCAGGATGTCAGACAGTGATACAATCCCCTTGACCACATCATTCTCATCTACCACTACAAGTCGGTGAACCTGTGTGGAGCAACAAGGGAGAAAAGGGATGTTTAGTGACGCCCTCAGTTAGGAGGAGTCCTTCAACCCCCACCCTCCGTGCCAAATCCCACACTCAAAGCTGCTCTCCCTAGCTCCTTCTGGGTCACTGGCCTCCCTACCTCTGCTTCCACCAGCCTGTTGATGATGGTCTCCAGAGTCTCATGCAGGTAGCACTTAAGGACACCCTCAAAGTAATGTGATCTATGTTGCAGGGCTTTGGTCACAGACACATCTAGGTTGTTGTAGGTCTTTTCTGCTGCCAGattctggggagagagaggaaggtgcTTGCAGGGAAGCAAAGGAGCCAGCCCCCAAACCCTGAGCCCACCCAGTTGCACCAGAGGGATTTAGGGCAGTTGTTAGCCATGCCCACAAGCCACACCCAACTCGTTCAATTCCTTTTCCAATTAGAAGagactctcttctccctctccacatTCAACAGCCcgcccctttccctccctcccaggccctccgCAATCACTCACGATAACATCAAACTTGGAGTAGATGTCCACCACGCGCCCTAGGGGGGCAGAGGCAGCTCAGCAAGGAGGGTCTGGCATCAGAGGCTCCCCTTGCCTGTAGCATCGCCCTCCAGGCTGAGCTGAGGGACAGCAGATTTTCCCAGAACCACCCTGGCTTCCCTGGagccctccctctctttctgtgcaaTCTCTCACCTTTCTCGTCTACTACTGGTAGTGCTGAGACTCGGTGTTGTACAAAGATGCCCAGAGCCACGTAGACAGGAGTGGTGGTACGGACCATAGCAATGTTGGCATAGGTGCCAATCTGTAATTCTTCCAGAGACTTAGACATGAACTCTGGCTTGGGGAACTCAGTGATCTGAGGAGAGAACCATCAGCTTGATCTTCAATACCCCCCGCATCATCCTTGGACACCCCTCCAACCCAGTATATAAGAAGTAAAAACtagcggcgcctgggtggctcagccagttgcatccaactcttgatttcagcccaggtcatgagattgagccctgcatcaggctctgcgctgggtgtggagcatgcttaagattttctctctccctttcatctGCCCCTCATACCcctgctctctgtttctctttaaaaaaaaaaaaaaagaagtagtagtAAAAACCAGGCTGAGGACACTTACAAACAATTTGAGGAACTTGAGGATGCGCTTGTGGGTGAGGATGTACAAGGTGTTGCCCGATTCCGGGTCAATAACTGGCAGCCTGTGGATCTTGTTTCGAATTAATGAAGAGACAGCATCAAACAAGCTGTGGGAAGGTGGGGATAATGATAAGTCCCACAGTGCTGAGCCTGAGCTGGTTAAAGAGCTTCTTGGAATGTACCTATAAGTAGGGAAAACTGGTGGTTGGGAGAAGGGAGCAGTGTTCAAACCACACCTACAGAGTGTGTCAGAgtgcgcgtgtgtgtgtttggaagGAGAGCCTTGTCTCTCTTCTGCCCCTGGATCTCTGGGTATTTGGACTTTAGCTGTGCTGGTGCCAAGGCTCTCCCCCTTCTGGATGAACGGGCAGCTGGAACTCACCTGGCATTAGGAGAAATGCAGACAAGTGGTTTGAAGGAGTCTTGTAGGTACACCTCTGAAGGGAAAAGGGAGGTTCACAAAATACCGCTATGGAAAACCATTTCCTAGGAAACTCTccgtttctttttccttttatgaccCGCTCCCCATTGTCTACATACCTCTCCAAGTTTCTATTTTGTGTTCTTCCAGCTCATAGATCTGTACCTGGAAGCAGAAGCACAGAACTTGAGCCTTCATCTCTCTGCTTCATTAACCCCTCACAGTCTGCTTAGAAGAAAGGAACTAAGAATGAGGGACTTTGGATGGGCAAAGTAGTTTTGGTCGTTGGGCTACGGTGTCTTACCAAGGCTGATTTATAATAACGATGCAGGA encodes:
- the PRKAG1 gene encoding 5'-AMP-activated protein kinase subunit gamma-1 isoform X1, with the protein product MSILKSLHGRKLLTIPPCAETPESNNSVYTSFMKSHRCYDLIPTSSKLVVFDTSLQVKKAFFALVTNGVRAAPLWDSKKQSFVGMLTITDFINILHRYYKSALVQIYELEEHKIETWREVYLQDSFKPLVCISPNASLFDAVSSLIRNKIHRLPVIDPESGNTLYILTHKRILKFLKLFITEFPKPEFMSKSLEELQIGTYANIAMVRTTTPVYVALGIFVQHRVSALPVVDEKGRVVDIYSKFDVINLAAEKTYNNLDVSVTKALQHRSHYFEGVLKCYLHETLETIINRLVEAEVHRLVVVDENDVVKGIVSLSDILQALVLTGGEKL
- the PRKAG1 gene encoding 5'-AMP-activated protein kinase subunit gamma-1 isoform X5, which translates into the protein MRGGACAPPTPRPSRAAPRELPKASEPCQRLLKWRRSLLQIAPQLWKMSILKVQIYELEEHKIETWREVYLQDSFKPLVCISPNASLFDAVSSLIRNKIHRLPVIDPESGNTLYILTHKRILKFLKLFITEFPKPEFMSKSLEELQIGTYANIAMVRTTTPVYVALGIFVQHRVSALPVVDEKGRVVDIYSKFDVINLAAEKTYNNLDVSVTKALQHRSHYFEGVLKCYLHETLETIINRLVEAEVHRLVVVDENDVVKGIVSLSDILQALVLTGGEKL
- the PRKAG1 gene encoding 5'-AMP-activated protein kinase subunit gamma-1 isoform X3, with product METVTSSDSSSALENEHPQETPESNNSVYTSFMKSHRCYDLIPTSSKLVVFDTSLQVKKAFFALVTNGVRAAPLWDSKKQSFVGMLTITDFINILHRYYKSALVQIYELEEHKIETWREVYLQDSFKPLVCISPNASLFDAVSSLIRNKIHRLPVIDPESGNTLYILTHKRILKFLKLFITEFPKPEFMSKSLEELQIGTYANIAMVRTTTPVYVALGIFVQHRVSALPVVDEKGRVVDIYSKFDVINLAAEKTYNNLDVSVTKALQHRSHYFEGVLKCYLHETLETIINRLVEAEVHRLVVVDENDVVKGIVSLSDILQALVLTGGEKL
- the PRKAG1 gene encoding 5'-AMP-activated protein kinase subunit gamma-1 isoform X4 — translated: MRGGACAPPTPRPSRAAPRELPKASEPCQRLLKWRRSLLQIAPQLWKMSILKVKKAFFALVTNGVRAAPLWDSKKQSFVGMLTITDFINILHRYYKSALVQIYELEEHKIETWREVYLQDSFKPLVCISPNASLFDAVSSLIRNKIHRLPVIDPESGNTLYILTHKRILKFLKLFITEFPKPEFMSKSLEELQIGTYANIAMVRTTTPVYVALGIFVQHRVSALPVVDEKGRVVDIYSKFDVINLAAEKTYNNLDVSVTKALQHRSHYFEGVLKCYLHETLETIINRLVEAEVHRLVVVDENDVVKGIVSLSDILQALVLTGGEKL
- the PRKAG1 gene encoding 5'-AMP-activated protein kinase subunit gamma-1 isoform X2, which codes for MPCPAILSPPWPAGLDRLRHVPVSLPEMLQVTSSDSSSALENEHPQETPESNNSVYTSFMKSHRCYDLIPTSSKLVVFDTSLQVKKAFFALVTNGVRAAPLWDSKKQSFVGMLTITDFINILHRYYKSALVQIYELEEHKIETWREVYLQDSFKPLVCISPNASLFDAVSSLIRNKIHRLPVIDPESGNTLYILTHKRILKFLKLFITEFPKPEFMSKSLEELQIGTYANIAMVRTTTPVYVALGIFVQHRVSALPVVDEKGRVVDIYSKFDVINLAAEKTYNNLDVSVTKALQHRSHYFEGVLKCYLHETLETIINRLVEAEVHRLVVVDENDVVKGIVSLSDILQALVLTGGEKL